One window from the genome of Leucobacter aridicollis encodes:
- a CDS encoding 50S ribosomal protein L25/general stress protein Ctc, which produces MSVENKLDAAARDNFGKGAARKLRAAGKTPVVVYGHGTDPKHITVETHPLSLIVRQANALIELDIEGKKELVLVKDVQKDPVRQIIEHVDMLIVKKGEKVEVEVPIHVTGTSFSGTTSLQDLNTVRLLVPATSIPDSVEVSIEGAEEGTQILAGDLELPKGAELLDDTEHLVVQVVVPRGAAADEEDAEGAEEAAAE; this is translated from the coding sequence ATGAGCGTAGAGAACAAGCTCGACGCAGCTGCACGCGACAACTTTGGCAAGGGCGCGGCCCGCAAGCTCCGTGCTGCTGGCAAGACCCCCGTAGTCGTCTACGGTCACGGCACCGATCCCAAGCACATCACCGTTGAGACGCACCCGCTGAGCCTGATCGTGCGCCAGGCTAACGCGCTCATCGAACTCGACATCGAGGGCAAGAAGGAGCTCGTGCTCGTCAAGGACGTGCAGAAGGATCCCGTACGCCAGATCATCGAGCACGTCGACATGCTTATCGTCAAGAAGGGCGAGAAGGTCGAGGTCGAGGTTCCGATCCACGTGACCGGCACCTCGTTCTCGGGCACCACCTCGCTGCAGGATCTCAACACGGTCCGGCTGCTCGTCCCCGCAACTTCGATCCCCGACTCGGTCGAGGTCAGCATCGAAGGCGCCGAAGAGGGCACCCAGATTCTCGCGGGCGACCTCGAGCTTCCCAAGGGCGCTGAGCTCCTCGACGACACTGAGCACCTCGTTGTGCAGGTCGTTGTTCCCCGCGGCGCAGCTGCGGACGAGGAGGACGCTGAGGGCGCCGAAGAGGCAGCCGCAGAGTAA
- a CDS encoding aminoacyl-tRNA deacylase, translating to MTHAAGTETDVPSEVYRAASDAAARGLAVEFVVRDGTGRPTRADFGGAQIVKSVVVQRGEGFVFVLTPLDGQFSWAKLRAHLGVNRLSLPDADAAYAATGYKRGTITPLGSSTAWPVIIDESLSGQTVVVGAGSPGIGALVRTDELAQAYDADLVQLTGAGTE from the coding sequence ATGACACACGCGGCAGGAACCGAGACTGACGTGCCCTCCGAGGTCTACAGGGCCGCGTCCGACGCCGCAGCGCGTGGCCTTGCAGTCGAGTTCGTGGTGCGTGACGGCACCGGCCGCCCGACGCGCGCAGACTTCGGCGGGGCGCAGATCGTGAAGAGCGTCGTCGTGCAGCGCGGGGAGGGATTTGTCTTCGTGCTCACCCCGCTCGACGGCCAGTTCAGCTGGGCGAAACTGCGCGCCCACCTCGGCGTGAACAGGCTGTCGCTGCCTGACGCCGACGCGGCCTACGCCGCTACAGGTTACAAACGCGGCACCATCACACCACTCGGGTCGAGCACAGCTTGGCCGGTCATCATTGACGAGAGCCTGAGCGGTCAGACAGTGGTCGTCGGCGCTGGCAGCCCGGGAATTGGTGCGCTCGTGCGCACTGACGAGCTTGCCCAGGCGTATGATGCCGACCTGGTGCAGCTGACCGGCGCCGGAACTGAATAG
- a CDS encoding LysR family transcriptional regulator, whose protein sequence is MTITQLRAFVYAAEHGSFTSAASRLGVSQPTISALIRKLEEHHELPLFIRTGRRLALTAAGNELLGWARQIVETSELADEALIELRGIQRGSISLGVLRNANFYFLPDMVERFHRRRPNVNLRLFGQNSFEVVEGVRNGQLEAGIVVLPVPDEELEVFPLVQDEVLWASIHPERVATAVSIDQIVAHPVVLYDASYSWNDPTRRQLSERAQERGLRLQPRFEVEYLEAALELVKRGLGDTMVSRAVTQNVSFPPEIHVAPFETPLYDTIAVIRRRNSVYSPAIRELIDIVNDILKERAYGNGRPGRTNPAQNGRNSENPRA, encoded by the coding sequence ATGACAATCACTCAGCTCCGGGCATTTGTGTACGCCGCCGAGCATGGCTCCTTCACAAGTGCAGCGAGCCGCCTCGGCGTTTCGCAGCCGACGATCTCGGCGCTCATCAGAAAACTTGAGGAGCACCACGAGTTGCCGCTCTTCATACGCACTGGTCGCAGGCTCGCGCTGACTGCGGCGGGCAACGAGCTGCTGGGCTGGGCGCGCCAGATCGTCGAGACGTCCGAGCTCGCTGACGAGGCACTCATCGAGCTTCGGGGAATACAGCGCGGATCAATCTCGCTCGGGGTGCTGCGCAACGCAAACTTCTACTTCCTCCCCGACATGGTCGAGAGGTTTCATAGGCGCCGCCCGAACGTCAACCTTCGCCTCTTCGGCCAGAACTCCTTCGAAGTCGTCGAGGGCGTTCGAAACGGTCAACTCGAAGCGGGCATCGTGGTCCTCCCGGTGCCTGACGAGGAGCTTGAGGTGTTCCCGCTTGTGCAGGACGAGGTCCTCTGGGCCTCAATCCATCCTGAGCGAGTGGCGACGGCAGTGAGCATCGATCAGATCGTCGCACACCCTGTCGTGCTGTACGACGCAAGCTACAGCTGGAATGACCCCACGCGGCGACAGCTTAGCGAGCGCGCGCAGGAGCGCGGTTTGCGCCTCCAGCCACGCTTCGAGGTGGAATACCTGGAGGCCGCACTCGAACTCGTCAAGCGCGGCCTCGGCGACACAATGGTGTCGCGAGCCGTGACTCAGAACGTCAGCTTTCCACCAGAGATCCACGTGGCCCCGTTTGAGACGCCACTCTACGACACGATCGCAGTGATTCGTCGCCGGAACAGCGTGTACTCCCCCGCGATTCGCGAACTCATTGACATCGTGAACGACATCCTCAAGGAGCGCGCGTACGGCAACGGCCGTCCTGGCCGGACGAATCCAGCGCAGAACGGCCGTAATAGCGAGAACCCTCGCGCTTAG
- a CDS encoding amino acid ABC transporter permease: MEFIENVIGVMPKLIKGVPVVAQLALGAMILALVLGLLIALARLSSSRILRGIAVVYVEVLRGTPLLVQLVYIYFVLPVVGVQLDPIAAGIIGLGLNYAAYLSEVYRTSILAIDSGQTEAALSLGYTPTKALWRIVIPQSFKVALGPIGNYFIAMVKDTALTSVIAVSEILKTANTLNSQTFQTVEIYTAAAVLYLALSLPLSRLVIVLEKKVRSRA, translated from the coding sequence TTGGAATTCATTGAAAACGTGATCGGTGTGATGCCGAAGCTCATCAAGGGCGTGCCTGTCGTCGCGCAGCTCGCGCTCGGGGCGATGATCCTTGCCCTGGTGCTTGGCCTGCTCATCGCCCTTGCCCGCCTCTCATCGAGCCGCATTCTGCGCGGCATCGCTGTGGTCTATGTCGAAGTGCTCCGCGGCACCCCGCTGCTCGTGCAGCTCGTCTACATTTACTTCGTGCTCCCAGTCGTTGGTGTGCAGCTCGACCCAATCGCAGCCGGCATTATCGGTCTCGGGCTGAACTATGCCGCGTACCTGTCCGAGGTCTACCGGACCTCGATTCTTGCAATCGACAGCGGTCAAACCGAGGCTGCGCTGTCGCTCGGGTACACACCCACGAAGGCGCTCTGGCGTATCGTGATCCCGCAGTCATTCAAGGTTGCGCTTGGTCCGATCGGCAACTACTTCATTGCAATGGTCAAGGACACGGCACTGACTTCCGTCATCGCAGTCTCTGAGATCTTGAAGACCGCAAACACGCTGAATTCCCAGACATTCCAGACAGTCGAGATTTACACCGCAGCAGCGGTCCTGTACCTTGCGTTGTCGCTGCCGCTCTCGCGGCTCGTGATCGTACTCGAGAAGAAGGTGAGAAGCCGTGCCTAA
- a CDS encoding sensor histidine kinase, producing the protein MVKTTTQPAPRLSRAGAWSGLYNPALVMRDIGYVLPGFFISLIAFSLLVPLASLGVATLIVWLGALLLPATLLLATKFAELSRTRAAWWGAAVPAPAYRAPGPGLGGFMRIMADGRRWLDLAFETLVAFPVRAVTFSIGIAWLAAALGGTTWFIWSPFLPENDSVFPGNMLRAIFGDALTHEAAYSRAAESLTYTLFGATALALTPVVMRALAAFDISLTRAGLGGSASSTQGNGATKTPAADGLSTSQPPLASFTGWSWILIGFAAVATIAVSWPLLATLYDVHPAIAMVLAAAEATAVALALRLPAIAIALGTIAPAATALITAAPVETPWPWPVTALIVQALLAFIIGLRHHWRWVLAALALPQLAVIAAVGLSGAGFTAGTISSLVISSSVALGLGLVGIVLQGILENRGALRAERQHSAELDAKQRELSERNLVARELHDVVAHSMSVVSIQANTAKYRIPGLGDEAEAEFAAIAQSSRQALSEMRGLLATLRDSDGTAPLAPQPTLSDLPALIEGSRNSGAEITFTQSGGVTTEPVLSATGLTVYRVVQESLANAMRHAPGAAIDVTVTLGDDEITVAVVNSHAPVEAPPAPGSGLGLTGLRERVAALGGTVTAGPTGETGAGEGFAVHATLPR; encoded by the coding sequence ATGGTGAAGACAACAACTCAGCCAGCGCCGCGCCTATCGCGTGCCGGCGCCTGGTCGGGACTCTACAACCCGGCCCTCGTGATGCGCGACATCGGCTACGTCCTTCCGGGGTTCTTCATCTCACTCATCGCCTTCTCGCTCCTCGTCCCGCTCGCATCTCTCGGCGTCGCTACTCTCATCGTCTGGCTGGGGGCCCTGCTCCTGCCAGCGACACTCCTCCTCGCGACAAAGTTCGCTGAGCTCTCACGGACCCGAGCGGCCTGGTGGGGTGCGGCGGTTCCCGCTCCCGCGTACCGGGCTCCCGGCCCCGGCCTCGGCGGGTTCATGCGCATCATGGCTGACGGCCGTCGCTGGCTCGATCTCGCATTCGAGACGCTGGTCGCATTCCCGGTCCGCGCGGTCACATTCTCAATTGGGATCGCCTGGCTCGCGGCAGCACTTGGCGGCACCACGTGGTTCATCTGGTCTCCATTCCTGCCCGAAAACGACAGCGTCTTTCCGGGCAACATGCTCCGTGCGATCTTCGGCGATGCCCTCACCCACGAGGCCGCCTACTCCCGCGCAGCCGAGAGCCTGACGTACACACTCTTCGGCGCTACCGCACTCGCGCTGACCCCCGTCGTCATGCGTGCGCTCGCCGCGTTCGATATCTCGCTGACCCGGGCAGGGCTCGGCGGAAGCGCCTCCTCGACGCAGGGCAACGGGGCCACGAAAACCCCCGCCGCAGACGGGCTCTCGACTTCCCAGCCACCACTCGCATCGTTCACGGGCTGGTCATGGATCCTGATCGGATTTGCAGCAGTCGCGACGATCGCCGTCTCCTGGCCGCTCCTCGCCACGCTCTACGACGTACATCCCGCGATCGCCATGGTGCTCGCAGCAGCCGAAGCAACAGCCGTGGCGCTCGCGCTGCGCCTCCCCGCCATCGCGATTGCCCTCGGCACCATCGCGCCGGCCGCAACCGCACTCATCACCGCTGCGCCAGTCGAGACGCCGTGGCCGTGGCCCGTGACAGCGCTCATCGTGCAGGCGCTCCTCGCGTTCATCATCGGACTGCGTCATCATTGGCGTTGGGTACTGGCGGCACTCGCGCTGCCACAACTCGCGGTTATCGCCGCCGTGGGGTTGTCGGGGGCCGGTTTTACAGCCGGCACGATCAGCAGCCTCGTCATCAGCAGCTCCGTGGCGCTCGGGCTCGGACTCGTCGGGATCGTGCTGCAGGGAATCCTTGAGAACCGCGGGGCGCTTCGCGCCGAGCGCCAACACAGCGCAGAGCTTGACGCGAAACAGCGCGAACTCTCGGAGCGCAACCTCGTCGCCCGAGAACTCCACGACGTTGTCGCACACAGCATGTCTGTCGTGAGTATCCAAGCAAACACGGCAAAGTACCGCATTCCCGGGCTCGGCGACGAGGCAGAGGCAGAGTTTGCGGCAATCGCGCAGTCCTCACGTCAGGCGCTCTCGGAGATGCGGGGGCTCCTCGCAACCCTCCGCGACAGCGACGGCACGGCCCCGCTCGCGCCGCAGCCGACGCTTTCAGACCTGCCAGCACTCATCGAAGGCAGCCGCAACTCGGGCGCCGAGATCACGTTCACCCAAAGCGGCGGCGTCACCACCGAACCCGTGCTCTCCGCGACGGGCCTCACCGTCTATCGGGTCGTCCAAGAAAGCCTCGCGAACGCCATGCGTCACGCCCCCGGCGCGGCGATCGACGTGACAGTCACACTTGGTGACGACGAGATCACTGTCGCCGTCGTGAACAGTCACGCGCCCGTCGAAGCGCCGCCCGCGCCCGGGTCAGGCCTCGGCCTCACCGGTCTGCGCGAACGTGTAGCGGCGCTCGGCGGCACAGTCACTGCTGGCCCAACAGGCGAAACCGGCGCGGGCGAAGGATTCGCCGTCCACGCGACGTTGCCACGCTAA
- a CDS encoding response regulator — protein sequence MPTSESDRSSIRVAIVDDQAMVRQGFGALLGAQPDITVVGDAADGDEVTELVRRTRPDVILMDIRMPRMNGLDATRAVLSAPRDEHPRVIMLTTFDADEYVFSALRAGASGFLLKDASAEDLIGAVRIVAAGEALLSPSVTRRLIADYAARPERKPSASLSQVTERELDVMRLVAAGNTNAEIAGHLFLSEQTVKTHVSRLLSKLGLRDRTQLVIAAYESGLVTAGG from the coding sequence ATGCCCACTTCCGAATCCGATCGCTCGTCAATCCGTGTCGCGATTGTCGATGACCAGGCCATGGTACGTCAGGGGTTTGGTGCGCTGCTTGGCGCTCAGCCCGACATCACTGTCGTTGGGGACGCGGCTGACGGTGACGAGGTCACTGAGCTTGTTCGCCGGACGCGACCCGACGTGATCCTGATGGATATTCGCATGCCGCGAATGAATGGGCTTGACGCGACGCGTGCGGTTCTTAGTGCGCCGCGCGACGAGCACCCGCGCGTTATCATGCTGACGACGTTTGATGCCGACGAGTACGTGTTCTCGGCGCTTCGGGCGGGAGCGAGTGGGTTCTTGCTGAAGGACGCGAGCGCTGAGGATCTCATCGGGGCGGTCAGGATCGTCGCCGCCGGCGAGGCGCTGCTGTCTCCGTCAGTGACCCGTCGGCTCATTGCTGACTACGCTGCGCGCCCCGAACGAAAGCCGTCGGCGAGCCTATCTCAGGTGACCGAGCGTGAGCTCGACGTGATGCGACTCGTCGCGGCAGGCAACACGAACGCGGAGATCGCGGGGCACCTGTTCCTTTCAGAGCAGACTGTGAAGACGCACGTCTCGCGCTTGCTGAGCAAGCTCGGGCTCCGTGACCGAACCCAGCTCGTCATCGCAGCGTACGAGTCGGGGCTTGTTACTGCTGGCGGTTGA
- a CDS encoding MarR family winged helix-turn-helix transcriptional regulator, which translates to MPANNPENAAAELLAAIVGLVSNWTASVTQGSIAAEVGVDIAEGDVRALYLIGQRGSGMGVRPAELADELRLSRPTMSKALARLTAAGLVMKSQSATDARSITLSLTDEGEAAYARLVGAGVRIVEEATAQLSTAEIRTVTGVAMRLLRPETHG; encoded by the coding sequence ATGCCAGCCAACAACCCTGAGAATGCCGCTGCAGAGCTGCTCGCAGCGATCGTTGGCCTCGTGTCAAACTGGACGGCCTCGGTGACGCAAGGCAGCATCGCCGCCGAGGTCGGTGTCGACATCGCTGAGGGTGACGTGCGCGCGCTGTACCTCATCGGGCAACGTGGCTCTGGCATGGGCGTGCGGCCAGCGGAGCTCGCGGACGAGCTGCGGTTGAGCAGGCCGACCATGAGTAAGGCGCTCGCGCGGCTCACCGCAGCCGGACTCGTCATGAAATCGCAAAGCGCGACCGACGCCCGATCGATAACGCTGTCACTCACGGACGAGGGTGAAGCCGCCTACGCGAGGCTCGTCGGGGCCGGTGTGCGCATCGTCGAAGAAGCAACGGCGCAATTGTCAACCGCCGAGATCCGCACGGTGACAGGCGTCGCTATGAGGCTGCTTCGGCCGGAAACCCACGGCTAG
- a CDS encoding SDR family oxidoreductase: MTRTYVVTGSASGIGATTAKTLRDRGDRVIGIDLKNAEVEADLSSHEGRIDAAARATELAGGVIDGVIACAGISAPISKTISINYFGVTELLEALQPALAAAEAPRAAVVSSMASLQPNSKEMVEAALSGDEAKTLAVADAVVAQGPEVGYLVYPSSKRAIARWVRREAVTPTWAGAGIALNAVAPGTVITPMTEELLATAEGRAMVDSAVPMPLNSHQPAQSIADVLVWLTDEQNTHMAGQVIYCDGGADATLRGDDIWSWND, translated from the coding sequence ATGACCCGCACGTACGTAGTGACAGGTTCGGCTTCAGGCATTGGAGCCACAACCGCGAAGACCCTGCGCGACAGGGGAGACCGCGTGATCGGCATCGACCTGAAGAACGCAGAGGTTGAAGCGGACCTGTCGAGCCACGAAGGCCGAATCGATGCGGCCGCGCGTGCGACCGAGCTCGCCGGCGGCGTGATCGACGGCGTTATCGCCTGCGCCGGCATCTCGGCGCCGATCTCGAAGACAATCTCGATCAACTACTTCGGTGTGACGGAGCTCCTCGAGGCCCTTCAGCCGGCGCTCGCCGCAGCTGAGGCGCCCCGCGCTGCGGTCGTCTCGTCGATGGCATCGCTGCAGCCCAACTCGAAGGAGATGGTCGAGGCCGCGCTCTCAGGCGACGAGGCGAAGACCCTCGCCGTTGCTGACGCCGTCGTCGCCCAGGGCCCCGAGGTCGGCTACCTCGTCTACCCGTCTTCCAAGCGGGCGATCGCTCGCTGGGTACGCCGTGAGGCAGTCACCCCGACGTGGGCCGGCGCAGGCATCGCCCTCAACGCCGTCGCGCCGGGCACAGTTATCACCCCCATGACCGAGGAACTCCTCGCGACGGCAGAAGGGCGCGCGATGGTTGACTCCGCCGTGCCGATGCCGCTCAACTCGCACCAGCCCGCGCAGTCGATCGCTGACGTGCTGGTGTGGCTGACCGACGAGCAAAACACCCACATGGCCGGTCAGGTCATCTACTGCGACGGTGGCGCAGATGCGACGCTCCGCGGCGACGATATCTGGTCGTGGAACGACTAG
- the hisD gene encoding histidinol dehydrogenase, which produces MKFTTPILTKYDGRFTRLKTPLDVPAAQRDPQVVETVSAMLLDIEKRGLDAVRDYARKLDRWDGGDFEISRETIASSGDRIAPDLRAAIELGAERTQAFARRQREGHVDFDVELAPGLHTGVRYIPVGRVGAYMPAGRFPLTASAFMTVGVAKAAGVPHVVACTPPQPNGQANDAVLYTAHVSGVDRVFMLGGVQALAAMAFGLIDELPADMLVGAGNAFVAEAKRQLFGRVAIDLLAGPSEVAVISDETADPEIVAADLLGQAEHGPNSPAALVTTDEAHGLAVMEAVERQLQTLSTAEICGPAWRDYGSVTVAENREVAAALMDDLAPEHLEVITGDDEWYHENLRNYGSIFVGEWSTVAYSDKGMAGTNHTLPTAGGAKHSAGLSVSRYLKPLTYQRVEREATPTVAPATITISASEGMTAHEATAQMRLDRFNGVA; this is translated from the coding sequence ATGAAGTTCACCACCCCAATTCTGACAAAGTACGACGGCCGGTTCACTCGGCTGAAGACCCCACTCGACGTTCCCGCAGCGCAGCGCGATCCCCAGGTCGTTGAGACAGTGTCCGCGATGCTCCTCGATATCGAGAAGCGAGGCCTCGACGCCGTTCGCGACTACGCCCGCAAGCTTGACCGCTGGGATGGTGGCGATTTCGAAATCTCTCGGGAGACAATCGCGAGCAGTGGAGATCGCATCGCCCCTGACCTGCGTGCAGCAATCGAGCTCGGAGCTGAGCGGACCCAGGCGTTCGCTCGCCGCCAGCGCGAGGGGCACGTTGACTTCGACGTCGAGCTCGCGCCGGGCCTGCACACCGGAGTGCGCTACATTCCCGTTGGCCGCGTCGGCGCGTACATGCCCGCAGGGCGATTCCCGCTCACAGCGAGCGCCTTCATGACCGTCGGCGTTGCCAAAGCAGCCGGCGTGCCCCACGTCGTTGCGTGCACCCCGCCGCAGCCCAACGGGCAGGCAAACGACGCCGTGCTCTACACGGCCCACGTGTCGGGTGTGGACCGGGTCTTCATGCTCGGGGGAGTTCAGGCGCTCGCCGCGATGGCGTTTGGACTGATCGACGAACTGCCGGCAGACATGCTCGTTGGCGCAGGCAATGCATTTGTCGCCGAGGCGAAGCGTCAACTCTTTGGCAGGGTCGCGATTGACCTGCTTGCTGGCCCATCTGAGGTTGCGGTGATCTCTGACGAGACTGCCGACCCAGAGATCGTGGCAGCAGACCTGCTTGGTCAGGCAGAGCACGGCCCGAACTCCCCGGCCGCCCTTGTCACCACCGATGAGGCTCACGGACTGGCGGTCATGGAGGCGGTCGAGCGCCAGCTGCAGACACTGTCGACAGCCGAGATCTGTGGCCCAGCATGGCGCGACTACGGTTCGGTCACTGTTGCAGAGAACCGCGAAGTTGCTGCGGCGCTCATGGACGATCTGGCCCCGGAGCACCTTGAGGTCATCACCGGTGACGACGAGTGGTATCACGAGAACCTTCGCAACTACGGTTCGATCTTCGTTGGCGAGTGGAGCACGGTTGCCTATTCCGACAAGGGGATGGCGGGCACGAACCATACGCTGCCGACCGCTGGCGGCGCGAAGCACAGCGCGGGACTCTCGGTGTCGCGCTACCTCAAGCCGCTGACGTACCAGCGCGTCGAGCGGGAGGCAACGCCGACTGTTGCGCCTGCGACGATCACCATCTCGGCGTCTGAGGGGATGACGGCCCATGAGGCCACAGCGCAGATGCGACTCGACCGCTTCAATGGCGTCGCCTAG
- a CDS encoding amino acid ABC transporter ATP-binding protein, with amino-acid sequence MPNPVIQIQDVHKSFLIGEKPSFWKRLVGGKDTRRTLEVLKGVDLDVLPGETVVLIGSSGSGKSTLLRCINKLEVIDSGKILVNDHLVGYRESAGGLVAESARETARKRTDIGMVFQHFNLFMNKTALENVMAPLMHVKKLSQQQARALAEPALARVGLADRMANYPSRLSGGQKQRVAIARAMAMEPNVMLFDEPTSALDPELVGEVLAVIKNIAASGTTMVIVTHEMQFAREIGDRIVVMDGGQIVEQGPPEDVFGDPQHSRTRALLRRSGILDTPETEAVTVFPEFDED; translated from the coding sequence GTGCCTAACCCAGTGATTCAGATTCAGGATGTGCATAAGAGCTTCCTTATCGGGGAGAAGCCAAGCTTTTGGAAGCGGCTCGTCGGGGGCAAGGACACCCGCAGAACCCTCGAGGTTCTCAAGGGCGTTGATCTCGACGTGCTGCCAGGCGAGACCGTCGTGTTGATCGGATCGAGCGGCTCAGGGAAGTCAACACTGCTGCGCTGCATCAACAAGCTTGAGGTGATCGACAGCGGCAAGATTCTCGTGAACGATCACCTGGTGGGGTACCGCGAGAGCGCCGGGGGGCTTGTCGCGGAATCGGCGAGAGAGACTGCTCGCAAGCGCACGGACATCGGAATGGTGTTCCAGCACTTCAACCTTTTCATGAACAAGACGGCGCTTGAGAACGTCATGGCGCCGCTCATGCACGTGAAGAAGCTGTCACAGCAGCAGGCGCGTGCCCTCGCCGAGCCGGCGCTTGCGAGGGTCGGCCTGGCTGACCGCATGGCGAACTACCCGTCCAGGCTTTCGGGCGGCCAGAAACAGCGCGTTGCGATCGCACGTGCGATGGCCATGGAACCAAACGTCATGCTGTTCGACGAGCCGACCTCGGCGCTCGACCCAGAGCTCGTCGGCGAAGTTCTCGCAGTCATCAAGAACATCGCTGCGTCGGGGACAACAATGGTTATCGTGACCCACGAAATGCAGTTCGCTCGCGAGATCGGCGACCGCATCGTGGTGATGGACGGTGGCCAGATCGTCGAGCAGGGCCCTCCCGAGGACGTCTTTGGGGACCCGCAGCACTCGCGCACGCGGGCGCTGCTTCGCCGCTCGGGAATCTTGGACACGCCTGAGACCGAGGCTGTCACAGTCTTCCCGGAGTTCGACGAAGACTAA
- a CDS encoding SDR family oxidoreductase, translating to MNDSSPTVVGMIGGHGQIALRATRLLSAAGHRVLSVIRNPEHAADVELAGGEPVLLDLERTNGDELARALGAADTLVFAAGAGPGSGPERKETVDHQGALATMTAAAQLGARVVQISYIGVATTPPETMGVDFAAYQRAKYAADLALEASGLDWVIVRPGTLTNDAGTGRVTVGARLDRGPVSRDNVARVLAEIVARPKLRGLTVDILDGDTEIERAVANLGS from the coding sequence ATGAACGATTCTTCTCCAACCGTCGTCGGTATGATCGGCGGTCACGGCCAGATCGCGCTCAGAGCAACCAGGCTGCTGAGCGCGGCGGGGCATCGAGTATTGAGCGTGATTCGAAACCCTGAGCACGCTGCCGACGTCGAACTCGCGGGCGGTGAGCCAGTGCTGCTCGACCTTGAACGAACGAATGGCGACGAGCTTGCGCGTGCGCTCGGAGCCGCCGACACGCTGGTGTTTGCCGCTGGCGCTGGCCCCGGTTCTGGGCCAGAGCGCAAGGAGACCGTCGACCATCAGGGGGCGCTCGCAACGATGACCGCCGCAGCGCAGCTCGGTGCGCGGGTCGTGCAGATCTCCTACATCGGGGTCGCCACTACTCCGCCAGAGACGATGGGTGTCGACTTTGCCGCCTACCAGCGGGCAAAGTACGCAGCAGACCTCGCGCTCGAGGCAAGCGGGCTTGACTGGGTCATCGTGCGGCCGGGAACGCTGACGAACGACGCGGGGACCGGCCGAGTGACTGTCGGTGCGCGACTCGATCGCGGTCCGGTGAGCCGCGACAACGTCGCTCGGGTGCTCGCTGAAATCGTCGCACGCCCTAAGCTCAGGGGCCTAACCGTTGACATCCTCGACGGTGATACTGAGATCGAGCGGGCTGTCGCGAACCTCGGGTCGTAG
- a CDS encoding substrate-binding periplasmic protein, with protein sequence MTMKKKFSLIAALAVSALALSACSSAAPEAEGGDAERTVKIVTSNDAPFSFVDEATGELTGIDGEMLGAMAEELNWKIEVVVTDFATMPQTVLSKKADFIADGLYVTDSRKETLAFSDTWYYQGEGMLVPANSTFASRDDARGKTVGVMTGTTHLEIAQELTDEANIKQYDSQANLIQAIANGQVDAGFTDQAVVAWSLVQNPNDKVKLVSPYDPYFPGTIAAAFRQDADSDAMREELNGALANLKASPKYLEILQKYGLGEDNIAE encoded by the coding sequence ATGACTATGAAGAAGAAGTTTTCTCTCATTGCCGCTCTCGCGGTGAGTGCGCTCGCACTGAGTGCCTGCAGCTCGGCGGCTCCTGAAGCAGAGGGCGGCGATGCCGAGCGCACCGTGAAGATCGTGACATCAAACGATGCCCCCTTCTCGTTCGTTGACGAAGCGACGGGTGAACTGACGGGGATCGACGGTGAGATGCTCGGTGCGATGGCAGAAGAGCTCAATTGGAAGATCGAAGTCGTCGTCACCGACTTTGCGACGATGCCGCAGACCGTGCTCTCGAAGAAGGCTGATTTCATTGCCGACGGCCTGTACGTGACCGACTCGCGTAAGGAGACGCTCGCGTTCTCGGACACATGGTACTACCAGGGCGAGGGAATGCTTGTTCCCGCGAACTCGACGTTCGCGTCGCGCGATGATGCGCGCGGCAAGACTGTAGGCGTGATGACTGGGACTACGCACCTCGAGATCGCCCAGGAGCTGACCGACGAGGCGAACATCAAGCAGTACGACTCGCAGGCAAACCTCATCCAGGCGATCGCGAACGGTCAGGTTGACGCAGGCTTCACCGACCAGGCAGTGGTGGCGTGGAGTCTGGTGCAGAACCCGAACGACAAGGTGAAGCTCGTTTCGCCCTACGATCCGTACTTCCCGGGAACCATCGCGGCCGCCTTCCGACAGGACGCAGACAGCGACGCAATGCGTGAAGAGCTCAACGGTGCGCTCGCGAACCTCAAGGCTTCGCCGAAGTACCTCGAGATCTTGCAGAAGTACGGCCTCGGCGAAGACAACATCGCGGAGTAA